A genomic region of Aureimonas populi contains the following coding sequences:
- a CDS encoding AzlC family ABC transporter permease: MPFGALFGTLAVDSGLTVAQTVGFSATVYAGASQFVALQLLALSSPIWSILIAVVALNFRHVLYSASIGRHLGHFSRGEKAAAFFVLVDPLFAAAEERVGHRRLTRSYYFTFGLMLYVGWSVSTLLGAIFGGLIEDQRAFGFDLILPVYFIAQTMAFRQRAGFLPVAGVAAIVSILVYVTIGSPWHVTLGGLAGIAVAALRRPAGNGAP, from the coding sequence ATGCCGTTCGGGGCCCTGTTCGGAACGCTGGCGGTGGATTCCGGCCTGACCGTGGCGCAGACGGTGGGTTTCTCGGCCACCGTCTATGCCGGCGCCAGCCAGTTCGTGGCGCTTCAGCTTCTGGCCCTGTCCTCGCCCATCTGGTCGATTCTCATCGCCGTGGTCGCGCTGAATTTTCGCCACGTGCTCTATTCGGCCTCCATCGGGCGCCATCTCGGGCACTTCAGCCGGGGCGAGAAGGCGGCGGCGTTCTTCGTTCTGGTCGATCCGCTCTTCGCCGCCGCCGAGGAGCGCGTGGGGCACCGCCGGCTCACGCGCAGCTATTACTTCACCTTCGGCCTGATGCTGTATGTTGGATGGTCCGTATCGACGCTTCTGGGAGCGATCTTCGGTGGGCTGATCGAGGACCAGCGGGCCTTCGGCTTCGATCTCATCCTGCCGGTCTATTTCATCGCGCAGACCATGGCGTTCCGCCAGCGCGCCGGGTTCCTCCCCGTCGCCGGCGTGGCGGCGATCGTCTCCATTCTCGTCTACGTCACGATAGGCTCGCCGTGGCACGTTACGCTCGGCGGCCTCGCGGGCATCGCCGTGGCCGCGCTGCGCCGGCCGGCGGGGAACGGTGCGCCGTGA
- a CDS encoding YbjN domain-containing protein gives MFVPAAILAASLLAATASSQAQERIDGTDPQAIADLVRGYGSARLDVAGDNTPMIRGRIEGTSFVIYFYDCDDLDANCNTVSFAAGWEVSGLTVEQVNAWNRDKRFGRAYLDTEGEPVLEMDVNLKGSVSAENFEDTVDWWRVVMADFTSNVVKAAPGTPEPEEPSGEMRL, from the coding sequence ATGTTCGTCCCCGCTGCCATCCTCGCCGCGTCTCTCCTGGCCGCGACGGCTTCCTCCCAGGCGCAGGAGCGGATCGACGGCACCGACCCGCAGGCCATCGCGGACCTCGTTCGCGGCTACGGCTCGGCGCGGCTCGACGTGGCCGGTGACAATACGCCCATGATCCGGGGGCGGATCGAGGGAACTTCCTTCGTCATCTATTTCTACGATTGCGACGACCTGGACGCCAATTGCAACACGGTTTCCTTCGCCGCCGGCTGGGAGGTTTCCGGGCTGACCGTGGAGCAGGTGAACGCGTGGAACCGCGACAAGCGCTTCGGCCGCGCCTATCTCGACACCGAGGGCGAGCCTGTGCTGGAGATGGACGTGAACCTGAAGGGGTCCGTCAGCGCGGAGAATTTCGAGGATACGGTGGATTGGTGGCGCGTGGTGATGGCCGATTTCACCAGCAACGTCGTGAAGGCCGCTCCAGGCACGCCGGAGCCTGAAGAGCCCTCGGGCGAGATGCGCCTCTAG
- the ligA gene encoding NAD-dependent DNA ligase LigA: protein MSSQSEVEAMDEAAAAAELERLARDLAEHDRRYYENDDPAVSDAQYDLLRRRNAALERRFPHLVRADSPSRKVGSAPSAKFAKITHALPMLSLDNAFTDEDVADFARRVRRFLGLKAEAPLAITAEPKIDGLSLSLRYENGRLVSAATRGDGAVGEDVTANALTIDDIPHRLAGLRPDVFEVRGEVYMTHGDFAALNARLAAGTEEAGDGEGPQAPTRVVRQFANPRNAAAGSLRQKDPEITRSRPLKFFAYAWGEVSEMPAGTQMGMVEALAGMGFSTTLAERAGRLPLMRRLESVDELIEHYHSIEEERASLGYDIDGVVYKVDDLELQGRLGFVSRSPRWAIAHKFAAEKATTVVEAIDINVGRTGKLAPLARLTPVTVGGVVVSNVTLHNEDYIAGRDSNGQPIREGRDIRIGDTVVVQRAGDVIPQVLDVVMEKRPPDAVPFRFPERCPICDSRAVREVNPRTGRPDSVRRCTAGLTCPAQGREGLKHFVSRHAFDIVGFGEAYIETLFDKGILRQPADIFRLEFEPLKEVIEERALALRLEREAKEDAELAARGEAPKVRGARKAYDYAGATRNLLAAIEDRRSVPLDRFIFALGIPDIGEATAKALARHFDDVAALMAGMAEASRQQPGEAWAEIGALEGIGSKTFDRMLEVAQDKAAEPDWNPLRDGGLGLKANQRHALKSRYGEEPAALREALGEAVRTAPGPDFLRLTKDSDIGTVATLSLIHFFEEPHNRDAVSALLDAGVTTTNERSRPPASSPVAGKTVVFTGSLEQMSRDEAKEMAEALGAKVAGSVSKKTDLVVAGPGAGSKLDKARELGIEILDEDGWFHRIGRRGA from the coding sequence ATGTCTTCGCAATCCGAGGTCGAGGCGATGGACGAGGCGGCGGCCGCCGCCGAGCTGGAAAGACTGGCGCGCGACCTGGCCGAGCACGACCGGCGCTATTACGAGAACGACGACCCGGCCGTCAGCGATGCGCAGTACGACCTCCTGCGCCGGCGCAACGCCGCCCTGGAGCGGCGCTTTCCGCATCTGGTGCGCGCCGATTCGCCCTCGCGGAAGGTGGGCTCGGCGCCGTCCGCCAAGTTCGCCAAGATCACGCACGCCCTGCCCATGCTCTCGCTGGACAATGCCTTCACGGACGAGGACGTGGCGGATTTCGCCCGGCGGGTGCGGCGCTTCCTGGGGCTGAAGGCAGAAGCGCCGCTCGCCATCACGGCCGAGCCGAAGATCGACGGGCTTTCGCTCTCGCTGCGCTACGAGAACGGCCGCCTCGTATCCGCCGCCACGCGCGGCGACGGGGCAGTGGGCGAGGACGTGACCGCCAACGCGCTGACGATCGACGATATTCCCCATCGCCTGGCGGGCCTGCGGCCGGATGTCTTCGAGGTGCGCGGCGAGGTCTACATGACCCATGGCGATTTCGCCGCGCTGAATGCGCGCCTCGCGGCCGGGACGGAGGAAGCGGGGGACGGAGAGGGGCCGCAGGCCCCCACGCGCGTGGTCCGCCAGTTCGCCAATCCGCGAAACGCCGCCGCAGGCTCGCTGCGGCAGAAGGACCCCGAGATCACCCGTTCCCGCCCGTTGAAATTCTTCGCCTATGCCTGGGGCGAGGTCAGCGAAATGCCGGCAGGCACGCAGATGGGCATGGTGGAGGCGCTGGCCGGCATGGGCTTTTCCACGACGCTTGCCGAGCGCGCCGGGCGCCTGCCGCTGATGCGCCGGCTGGAGAGCGTGGACGAACTGATCGAGCACTATCACTCCATCGAGGAGGAGCGGGCCAGCCTCGGCTACGACATCGACGGCGTCGTCTACAAGGTGGACGATCTGGAGCTGCAAGGGCGGCTCGGCTTCGTCTCGCGCTCGCCGCGCTGGGCCATCGCCCACAAGTTCGCGGCCGAGAAGGCGACCACGGTGGTGGAAGCCATCGACATCAATGTCGGGCGCACCGGCAAGCTGGCGCCGCTGGCGCGGCTGACGCCGGTCACGGTCGGCGGCGTGGTCGTCTCCAACGTGACGCTGCACAACGAGGATTACATAGCGGGCCGTGATTCGAACGGGCAGCCGATCCGCGAGGGGCGCGATATCCGCATCGGCGACACCGTCGTCGTCCAGCGGGCGGGCGACGTGATTCCGCAGGTGCTGGACGTGGTGATGGAGAAGCGGCCGCCGGACGCGGTGCCCTTCCGCTTCCCCGAGCGCTGCCCGATCTGCGACAGCCGGGCGGTGCGCGAGGTGAACCCGCGCACGGGCCGCCCCGATTCGGTGCGCCGCTGCACCGCCGGCCTCACCTGCCCGGCGCAGGGGCGCGAGGGGCTGAAGCATTTCGTCTCGCGCCATGCCTTCGATATCGTGGGCTTCGGCGAGGCCTATATCGAGACGCTGTTCGACAAGGGCATATTGCGCCAGCCCGCAGACATCTTCCGCCTCGAATTCGAACCGCTGAAGGAGGTGATCGAGGAGCGCGCGCTTGCCCTGCGGCTGGAGCGCGAGGCCAAAGAGGACGCCGAACTGGCGGCGCGCGGCGAGGCGCCGAAAGTGCGCGGCGCCCGCAAGGCGTACGACTATGCCGGGGCGACGCGCAACCTCCTCGCCGCCATCGAGGACCGGCGCAGCGTGCCGCTCGACCGCTTCATCTTCGCCCTCGGCATCCCCGATATCGGGGAGGCGACCGCCAAGGCGCTGGCGCGCCATTTCGACGACGTGGCCGCGCTCATGGCCGGCATGGCGGAGGCGAGCCGGCAGCAGCCGGGCGAGGCCTGGGCCGAGATCGGCGCGCTGGAGGGCATCGGCTCCAAGACGTTCGACCGGATGCTGGAGGTGGCGCAGGACAAGGCCGCCGAACCGGACTGGAACCCCTTGCGCGACGGCGGCCTCGGCCTGAAGGCCAACCAGCGCCATGCCTTGAAGAGCCGCTACGGCGAGGAGCCGGCGGCGCTGCGCGAGGCGCTGGGCGAGGCGGTGCGGACCGCGCCGGGGCCCGATTTCCTTCGGCTCACGAAGGATAGCGACATCGGCACCGTGGCCACGCTCTCGCTCATCCACTTCTTCGAGGAACCGCACAACCGCGACGCCGTTTCGGCGCTTCTCGATGCGGGCGTGACCACGACCAACGAACGCTCCCGCCCGCCCGCCTCCTCTCCGGTGGCCGGCAAGACCGTCGTCTTCACCGGCTCTCTGGAGCAGATGAGCCGCGACGAGGCCAAGGAGATGGCGGAGGCGCTGGGCGCGAAGGTGGCGGGCTCGGTTTCGAAAAAGACCGATCTCGTCGTGGCCGGCCCCGGCGCCGGCTCCAAGCTCGATAAGGCGCGTGAACTGGGCATCGAAATCCTGGACGAGGACGGCTGGTTTCACAGGATCGGCCGGCGGGGCGCGTGA
- the recN gene encoding DNA repair protein RecN, whose amino-acid sequence MLVHLSIRDIVLIEKLDLSLKDGLSVLTGETGAGKSILLDALSLALGGRGDGSLVRHGAKQGEVTAVFDLPGDHPARSALAANGFEDDGDLILRRVQGADGRTRVFVNDRPASVSLMRELGAGLVEIHGQHDDRALVDPEAHRELLDAYGGLGAQAEAVAAAHAAWRQCEGELARHRARVEAAAREADYLRAAVEELSELSPLAGEEEELAERRQTMMRSEKIASDVNEAHEELSGPASAIPALAGLLRRLDRRKDELPGLLDETLERLDTALDALSDAQTSLEGALRSLEFDPRALEATEERLFALRAAGRKYNLPVDELPVLAEKMIADLADLDAGEERVGALEREAAERRAAFDRLAAELSGQRRTTARLLEGAVMAELPDMKLERAEFIVEMQSDPARPTPAGIDTAEFFVRTNPGTRAGPMMKVASGGELSRFLLALKVALADRGSAPTLVFDEIDTGVGGAVADAIGRRLAKLGQGVQVLSVTHAPQVAARATTHLLISKAAVAGGEDRLATRVAEMDVPARQEEIARMLAGEHVTDEARAAAARLIGHGA is encoded by the coding sequence ATGCTGGTCCATCTTTCCATCCGCGACATCGTGCTGATCGAAAAGCTCGACCTGTCCTTGAAGGACGGGCTCTCGGTGCTGACCGGCGAGACGGGCGCGGGCAAGTCGATCCTGCTCGACGCGCTGTCGCTGGCGCTCGGCGGGCGTGGCGACGGCTCTCTCGTGCGCCATGGCGCGAAGCAGGGGGAGGTGACGGCCGTCTTCGACCTGCCGGGAGACCATCCCGCGCGCTCCGCGCTGGCGGCCAACGGCTTCGAGGATGATGGAGACCTCATCCTGCGCCGCGTGCAGGGCGCGGACGGGCGCACGCGCGTCTTCGTCAATGACAGGCCGGCCAGCGTTTCCCTCATGCGCGAGCTGGGTGCCGGGCTGGTGGAGATCCACGGCCAGCACGACGACCGGGCGCTGGTGGACCCCGAGGCGCATCGCGAGCTTCTGGATGCCTATGGCGGCCTCGGCGCGCAGGCCGAAGCCGTGGCGGCCGCCCATGCCGCATGGCGCCAGTGCGAGGGCGAGCTGGCCCGCCACCGCGCGCGGGTGGAGGCGGCGGCGCGCGAGGCCGACTATTTGCGCGCGGCCGTGGAGGAATTGTCCGAGCTTTCGCCGCTGGCCGGCGAGGAGGAGGAACTGGCGGAAAGGCGCCAGACCATGATGCGCTCGGAAAAGATCGCCTCGGACGTGAACGAGGCGCATGAGGAGCTTTCGGGCCCCGCCTCCGCCATTCCCGCGCTGGCGGGGCTCCTGCGCCGTCTCGACCGGCGCAAGGACGAGCTGCCGGGACTTCTGGACGAGACGCTGGAGCGGCTGGACACGGCGCTGGATGCGCTGTCCGATGCGCAGACGAGCCTTGAAGGCGCGCTGCGCAGCCTCGAATTCGACCCGCGCGCGCTGGAGGCGACGGAAGAGCGGCTGTTCGCGCTGCGCGCTGCGGGGCGCAAGTACAACCTGCCGGTGGACGAGCTGCCGGTGCTCGCCGAGAAGATGATCGCCGATCTGGCCGATCTCGATGCCGGGGAGGAGCGTGTGGGCGCGCTGGAGCGTGAGGCGGCCGAGCGCCGCGCCGCCTTCGACAGGCTGGCGGCGGAGTTGTCCGGGCAGCGCCGCACGACGGCGCGGCTTCTGGAAGGCGCGGTGATGGCCGAGCTGCCGGACATGAAGCTGGAGCGGGCCGAGTTCATTGTGGAGATGCAGAGCGACCCCGCGCGCCCGACGCCCGCCGGCATCGACACGGCGGAGTTCTTCGTGCGCACCAATCCCGGCACGCGGGCGGGGCCGATGATGAAGGTGGCGTCCGGCGGCGAGCTTTCGCGCTTCCTGCTGGCGCTCAAGGTGGCGCTGGCGGACCGGGGCTCGGCGCCGACGCTGGTCTTCGACGAGATCGACACCGGGGTCGGCGGCGCGGTGGCGGATGCCATCGGGCGGCGCCTCGCCAAGCTCGGGCAGGGCGTGCAGGTGCTCTCCGTCACCCATGCCCCGCAAGTGGCCGCGCGCGCCACGACGCATCTGCTCATCTCCAAGGCGGCCGTGGCGGGCGGCGAGGACAGGCTGGCGACGCGCGTGGCGGAGATGGACGTGCCGGCGCGGCAAGAGGAGATCGCCCGGATGCTGGCGGGCGAGCATGTGACCGACGAGGCACGCGCGGCCGCCGCCCGACTGATCGGCCACGGGGCCTGA
- a CDS encoding outer membrane protein assembly factor BamD, with product MTRAALGLALGVSAMALSGCMSGGDDDNFDALALASQTEPADVLYNQGLANLENGRLREASAKFQAIDRQHPYSEYARRALIMRSFTSYRAQDYDEAVSSARRYVTLYPGSNEAAYAQYITGLSYFRQMPDVTRDQAQTARAANAFQEVIDRYPESEYVEDSRAKLRQARDQLAGKEMQVGRYYLERREYIAAINRFRNVVDTYPQTRHVEEALARLTEAYLSMGLQQEAQAAASVLGQNFPDSQWYADSYALLQSGGLQPRDGTSDSWFGNATRLITGGPRDPAPSAVAADPVLGPPPSA from the coding sequence ATGACGCGCGCTGCCCTCGGGCTCGCGCTCGGCGTCTCGGCCATGGCGCTCTCGGGCTGCATGTCCGGCGGTGACGACGACAATTTCGACGCGCTGGCGCTCGCTTCGCAGACGGAGCCGGCGGATGTGCTCTACAATCAGGGCCTGGCCAATCTGGAGAACGGGCGCCTGCGCGAGGCTTCGGCCAAGTTCCAGGCGATCGACCGGCAGCATCCCTATTCGGAATATGCCCGCCGGGCGCTGATCATGCGCTCCTTCACCTCCTACCGCGCGCAGGACTATGACGAGGCGGTCTCCTCCGCGCGCCGCTACGTCACGCTCTATCCGGGCTCGAACGAGGCGGCCTACGCGCAGTACATCACCGGGCTCTCCTACTTCCGGCAGATGCCGGACGTGACGCGCGACCAGGCGCAGACGGCGCGCGCGGCGAACGCGTTCCAGGAGGTGATCGACCGTTATCCCGAATCCGAATATGTCGAGGATTCGCGCGCCAAGCTGCGCCAGGCGCGGGACCAGCTCGCCGGCAAGGAGATGCAGGTCGGGCGCTATTACCTGGAGCGGCGCGAATATATCGCGGCCATCAACCGCTTCCGCAATGTCGTGGATACCTACCCGCAGACCCGCCATGTGGAGGAAGCGCTGGCGCGCCTGACGGAAGCCTATCTCTCCATGGGCCTCCAGCAGGAAGCGCAGGCGGCCGCCTCCGTTCTCGGCCAGAACTTCCCCGATTCGCAGTGGTATGCCGATTCCTACGCCCTGCTTCAGTCGGGCGGCCTCCAACCGCGCGACGGCACGTCCGATTCCTGGTTCGGAAACGCCACGCGGCTGATCACGGGCGGCCCGCGCGATCCCGCGCCGTCGGCCGTCGCGGCCGACCCGGTGCTCGGACCCCCGCCGAGCGCCTGA
- the lpxC gene encoding UDP-3-O-acyl-N-acetylglucosamine deacetylase produces MTQHQQTIGARIEFNGVGVHGGAAVSIVLHPAEPDTGVVFHLFEPSGFVREIRAVSANVSSTDLATVVGDVQGVHVSTVEHLMAALYAMDVDNVIIEVEGGEVPIMDGCASRFVEGMIEAGLVKQRASRRMIRVLKPVTVEMQGARGQYLPYDGSRFEIEIDFATPAIGRQMLSLDLTPQTFRREVARARTFGFMKDVERLWASGHALGSSLENSVVIGDDDRVINPGGLRYEDEFVRHKALDAIGDQALAGARILGCYRSYRGGHRLNAMALGALLSDRSAYEIVEVPLAPARSSRAASLAVAAASALGPQVL; encoded by the coding sequence GTGACACAGCATCAGCAGACGATCGGCGCGCGTATCGAGTTCAATGGCGTCGGCGTCCATGGCGGTGCGGCGGTCTCCATCGTGCTGCATCCGGCCGAACCCGACACCGGAGTGGTGTTCCACCTGTTCGAGCCCTCCGGCTTCGTGCGCGAGATTCGCGCCGTCTCGGCCAATGTCTCCTCCACCGATCTTGCCACCGTCGTGGGCGATGTCCAGGGCGTGCACGTCTCCACGGTCGAGCACCTGATGGCGGCCCTTTACGCGATGGACGTCGACAACGTCATCATCGAGGTCGAGGGCGGCGAGGTGCCGATCATGGACGGCTGCGCCTCCCGATTCGTGGAGGGCATGATCGAGGCGGGCCTCGTGAAGCAGCGCGCCTCGCGCCGCATGATCCGCGTGCTCAAGCCCGTGACCGTCGAGATGCAGGGTGCGCGCGGCCAATACCTGCCGTATGACGGCAGCCGTTTCGAGATCGAGATCGACTTCGCCACGCCCGCCATCGGGCGCCAGATGCTGTCGCTCGACCTGACGCCCCAGACCTTCCGCCGCGAAGTTGCGCGCGCGCGCACCTTCGGCTTCATGAAGGACGTGGAGCGGCTCTGGGCCTCCGGCCACGCGCTGGGCTCGTCGCTGGAGAATTCCGTCGTGATCGGCGACGACGACCGCGTCATCAATCCGGGCGGCTTGCGCTACGAGGACGAGTTCGTGCGCCATAAGGCGCTCGACGCCATCGGCGACCAGGCCCTGGCCGGCGCGCGCATCCTGGGCTGCTATCGCTCCTATCGCGGCGGCCACCGGCTGAACGCGATGGCGTTGGGCGCGCTCCTGTCGGATCGCAGCGCCTACGAGATCGTGGAAGTGCCCCTGGCGCCGGCCCGCAGCTCGCGCGCCGCGTCCCTCGCGGTGGCGGCCGCCTCGGCCCTCGGGCCGCAGGTTCTCTGA
- the ftsZ gene encoding cell division protein FtsZ has protein sequence MSINLQKPDITELKPRITVFGVGGGGCNAVNNMINAGLEGVEFVIANTDAQALRSSRAERVIQMGVAVTEGLGAGSQPEVGRAAAEESIDEICDHLLGSHMCFVTAGMGGGTGTGAAPVVARAAREKGILTVGVVTKPFHFEGQRRLRIAEQGIEELQKSVDTLIVIPNQNLFRIANDKTTFADAFGMADQVLYSGVACITDLMVKEGLINLDFADVRSVMREMGKAMMGTGEASGEGRAMAAAEAAIANPLLDETSMKGAKGLLISITGGRDLTLFEVDEAATRIREEVDQDANIILGATFDEALEGVIRVSVVATGIDKTAAEAFDRAPEFRNAPVQRPAPVQAPAAAQPAYAPAAYAAPAAPAHAPAAASYAAPEPMADLEDDFTAALEAEIAHVAPQPAPRMPRVDEFPPVVQAELARASAPESHADERGPMGLLRRLTTGLSRQDEGAHEPRAAQPARPAEPSPYAPRRVAAESAARPAPQALRQPSDDDQLEIPAFLRRQSS, from the coding sequence ATGAGCATCAATTTGCAGAAGCCGGACATCACTGAACTCAAGCCCCGCATCACCGTGTTCGGCGTCGGCGGGGGCGGCTGCAACGCCGTCAACAACATGATCAACGCCGGTCTCGAGGGCGTGGAATTCGTGATCGCCAACACCGACGCCCAGGCGCTGCGCTCCTCGCGCGCCGAGCGCGTCATCCAGATGGGCGTTGCCGTCACCGAGGGCCTGGGTGCCGGCTCGCAGCCCGAGGTCGGCCGCGCGGCTGCCGAGGAATCCATCGACGAGATCTGCGATCACCTGCTCGGGTCGCACATGTGCTTCGTCACCGCCGGCATGGGTGGCGGCACCGGCACGGGCGCGGCGCCGGTCGTGGCTCGCGCGGCCCGCGAGAAGGGCATCCTCACCGTCGGCGTCGTCACCAAGCCCTTCCACTTCGAGGGCCAGCGCCGCCTGCGCATCGCCGAGCAGGGCATCGAGGAGCTTCAGAAGAGCGTCGACACGCTCATCGTGATCCCGAACCAGAACCTGTTCCGCATCGCGAACGACAAGACGACCTTCGCCGACGCCTTCGGCATGGCGGACCAGGTCCTCTATTCCGGTGTCGCCTGCATCACCGACCTGATGGTCAAGGAAGGCCTCATCAATCTCGACTTCGCCGACGTGCGCTCGGTGATGCGCGAGATGGGCAAGGCGATGATGGGCACGGGCGAGGCATCCGGCGAGGGCCGCGCCATGGCCGCCGCCGAGGCCGCCATCGCCAACCCGCTGCTCGACGAGACCTCGATGAAGGGCGCCAAGGGCCTGCTGATCTCCATCACCGGCGGGCGCGACCTGACGCTCTTCGAGGTGGACGAGGCGGCGACCCGCATCCGCGAGGAGGTCGATCAGGACGCCAACATCATCCTCGGCGCCACCTTCGACGAGGCGCTGGAAGGCGTGATCCGCGTGTCGGTCGTCGCGACGGGCATCGACAAGACGGCGGCCGAGGCCTTCGATCGCGCTCCGGAGTTCCGCAACGCGCCGGTTCAGCGCCCGGCGCCGGTGCAGGCGCCCGCGGCCGCGCAGCCGGCCTACGCCCCGGCCGCCTATGCGGCGCCCGCCGCCCCGGCCCATGCGCCGGCGGCCGCGAGCTACGCAGCGCCCGAGCCCATGGCCGATCTGGAGGACGACTTCACCGCCGCCCTCGAAGCGGAGATCGCCCATGTGGCGCCGCAGCCCGCGCCCCGCATGCCGCGTGTGGACGAGTTCCCGCCGGTGGTGCAGGCCGAGCTCGCCCGCGCCTCGGCACCCGAGAGCCATGCCGACGAGCGCGGCCCGATGGGCCTGCTGCGCCGCCTGACCACGGGCCTCTCGCGCCAGGACGAGGGCGCGCACGAGCCGCGCGCCGCCCAGCCGGCCCGCCCGGCCGAGCCGAGCCCCTATGCGCCGCGCCGCGTGGCCGCCGAGTCCGCCGCGCGCCCCGCGCCGCAGGCCCTGCGCCAGCCCAGCGACGACGATCAGCTCGAAATCCCGGCCTTCCTGCGCCGCCAGTCGAGCTGA
- the ftsA gene encoding cell division protein FtsA gives MSLFASRPASLPRMGKLSQRRTRIVSVLDVGSSKVTCLIARLRPREAGEVLPNRTHVVEVLGIGHQRSRGIKSGVVVDLEAAEKSIRHCVDAAERMCGLTVESLIVSVTAGRLKSLRGHGEVTVGGAQVSEADFRRALTNAARTQMETGRIPLHSIPFDLTLDGEGGLENPVGMTGEALGAELHVLSAEETPLRNLEAAINRAHLVVEAFVAGPYASGLSTLVEDEAAMGSACIDMGAGTTTISIFQNGHFAYADAVALGGHHITMDLARGLSISPEQAERLKVVHGNAMTELLEDEETLMVEPLGDDGTQGPVQVSRSLISRIIRPRVEETLELIRDRLAASNLGHVIGKRVVLAGGASQLAGMTDACRDILQRNVRLGRPVGVAGLSAANKSPAFATAVGLLIYPQIAHNEFVPSASPIDFAFDESTRVGRVGAWLRRSF, from the coding sequence ATGAGTCTGTTCGCGTCGCGGCCCGCCAGTCTGCCGCGCATGGGCAAGCTCTCGCAGCGCCGCACCCGGATCGTATCCGTCCTCGATGTCGGATCGTCCAAGGTCACGTGCCTGATTGCCCGCCTGCGCCCCCGCGAGGCCGGCGAGGTGCTGCCGAACCGCACCCATGTGGTGGAGGTGCTGGGTATCGGCCATCAGCGCTCACGCGGTATCAAGTCCGGCGTCGTCGTCGATCTGGAGGCGGCCGAGAAGTCGATCCGCCACTGCGTGGACGCGGCCGAGCGCATGTGCGGCCTGACGGTGGAATCGCTGATCGTCTCGGTCACGGCCGGGCGGCTGAAGAGCCTGCGCGGGCATGGCGAGGTGACGGTGGGCGGGGCGCAGGTGAGCGAGGCGGATTTCCGCCGCGCGCTGACCAACGCTGCCCGCACGCAGATGGAGACGGGGCGCATCCCGCTTCACTCCATTCCCTTCGACCTGACGCTGGACGGCGAGGGCGGGCTGGAGAACCCGGTGGGCATGACCGGCGAGGCGCTGGGCGCGGAGCTGCATGTCCTTTCGGCGGAAGAGACCCCGCTGCGCAATCTGGAGGCGGCGATCAACCGCGCCCATCTGGTGGTCGAGGCCTTCGTCGCCGGCCCCTACGCCAGCGGCCTTTCCACTCTGGTGGAGGACGAGGCGGCGATGGGTTCCGCCTGCATCGACATGGGCGCGGGCACGACGACGATCTCGATCTTCCAGAACGGGCACTTCGCCTATGCCGACGCCGTGGCGCTCGGCGGACACCACATCACCATGGACCTGGCGCGGGGTCTTTCCATCTCGCCCGAACAGGCCGAGCGGCTGAAGGTCGTGCATGGCAACGCCATGACCGAACTCCTGGAGGACGAGGAGACGCTGATGGTCGAGCCGCTGGGCGACGACGGGACGCAAGGGCCCGTTCAGGTTTCGCGCTCGCTCATCTCGCGCATCATCCGCCCGCGGGTGGAGGAGACGCTGGAGCTGATCCGCGACCGGCTGGCCGCCTCCAATCTGGGGCATGTCATCGGCAAGCGCGTGGTGCTGGCAGGGGGCGCGAGCCAGCTTGCGGGCATGACGGACGCCTGCCGCGACATCCTCCAGCGCAATGTTCGCCTCGGCCGTCCGGTCGGCGTCGCGGGCCTTTCGGCCGCCAACAAGAGCCCCGCCTTCGCGACGGCGGTGGGGCTCCTGATCTACCCGCAGATCGCGCACAACGAATTCGTGCCGAGCGCGTCACCCATCGACTTTGCCTTCGACGAATCCACGCGCGTCGGCCGGGTCGGCGCGTGGCTGCGACGCAGCTTCTGA